GGACGTTCGTCGGCGAGCCCACGGGACTGTGAGCGTGCGCCGCGGCTCGCTCGCGTTAGGCGCCGCGCTGGCACTGCTGCCCGGCGCGCTGAGCGCGCAGAGTGGCGTGCCGTCGATCGGCGCGGGCCGCGTGGCGGCGCAGGTGGCCGCCGGGACGGTCGCGCTGCCGGTGGGCTACGTGGGCGGAGGGCTCGCCACGCGGCAGGTCGCGCGCTGGCTCGGCGCGTCCGACGACGCCGCGTCGCGCGCGGCGGACGTGGGGGCATACGTGGGAACGGCGTTAGGCACGGCGGGCGCCGTGAGCCTCGTCGGCGCGCGCGGGCCGGGCGTCGGCTCGTACCCGGCCGCCGTGGGTGGCGCGGTGCTCGGCGGCGCGGCGAGCATGCTCGTGGCGCGGGCCGTGCGACGCCCGAACGACGCGCCGGCCAAGGCGTGTCACGTCGGCTGCGTGCTGGCGAGCGCGCTGATCGTCGCGCTGCCCAGCGTCGGCGCGACGGCCGCGTACGACGCGAGCCGGCGCGCGAAACGTTAGGCAGCACTGGAGGTGGCGACGTGAGTCGGTCGTGGCGACGCGCGGGCACCGCGCTGGCGTTCGCGTTAGGCGCTCCGGCGTGGGCGCGCGCCCAGGACACGACGACCGCGGTCGCGGCGACCGCGGTCGCCGCGACGGACTGCGTGCGACTGCGCGTGGCGACGCGCGACACGCGCGGGCGGGCCATCCAGTGCGAGGCCCGCGTGTCGGCGTGGCAGGCGGACACGCTGGTGCTCGCGAACACGAGCCGGTGGGCCGGGTGCCCGTCGCTCGTGTATCCGCCGGGCAGCGTGACGTCGCTCGAGGTGGCGCACGGGTCGCGCGGCTCGCGCGCCGTACACACCGTCGTCGGCCTGCTCGTCGGCGCCGCGGCGGGGGGCACGGTCGGACGGCTGTTCGCGGGCGCGGCCACCGACTGCGTCAATTCGTCGTGCGACGACGGCGGGCTCGCGGAGTTCGTCTTCACGTTCGCCGGCATCGCGCTGGGCGGCGGGATAGGCGGCGTCGCCGGCCTGGTGCTGCCCGCGGGACCGAGGTGGGTGACGGTGCCGACGGGCGGACCGGTGCGGGTGGCCGGGCTTCAGCTGCAGCCGGCGCTCCGCGTGCGCACCGGCGGCCAGTAGCGCGACGGTCGTGCGACCGATGATGTAAGGTTCGCGCGACGGGAGGTGTTTGGGGCACGACATCCCTGGACGCGTTCATGCTTCCTCCGTCGCCGGCCGCTCCGATCGTGCTCGACCTGACCACACGTGCGCGGACCGGGGACCCGGACGCGCTCGGAGAGCTCTACGCGCGACACGCGCGCGCCCTGCTCGCGCTCGCGCGCCGGCTGCTCGGCTCCACGGCGGACGCCGAGGACGTGGTGCACGACGTCTTCCTCGGCCTCCCCGAGGCGCTGCGCCGCTACGAGGAGCGCGGCAGTCTGGAGTCGTGGCTCAAGCGCGTGACCGCGCGGATGGCGCTGAACCGGCTGCGGTCGCGCCGCCGAGCGCGCGAGGTGACGCTGACGCCCCCGCCGTCCGTGCATGACGCGACCGGCGCGCTCGACACGCTCGACGCGATCGACGCGCTGGCGCTGCAGGGCGCGATCGACGCGCTGCCGGACGCGCTGCGCGCGGTGCTCGTGCTGAAGGAGATCGAGGGCTACTCGCACGCCGAGGTCGCGGCGCTGCTCGACATCACGCGCGGCGCGTCGGAGGTGCGGCTGCACCGCGCCGTGGCGGCGCTGCGCCAAGCGCTCGGCGCCGGAACCCCGTGAGGCTCGCCATGCTGGCCACGCTTCGTTCGATCGTCACCCGACACCCGAGCCCGCGCGCGCTCGAGCGATACGCCGAGCCGGATCCGAGCGAGGCGATGGAGGACGCGCGGGCCCACCGCGCCCACGTCGCCGCGCATCTGGTGCGGTGTGCCGAGTGCCGCGCGACGGTCGCGTTCCGGCGTGGGCTGCGCGACGCGCTGCGCCGGCTGCCGGAGCCCGAGCCGTCTCCCGAGCTGCTCGCGCGCGTGCTCGCCGACCGCGCGCGGGGCGACCGCGCGATCCTGCCGAACGCGTGGCCGGAGCCGCGCCGGCGTGGGATGCCCCGCGCCGCGGTCCTCGCCGCGGCCGCCGCGGCCGCCGTCGCCGTGACGTGGTGGCCGACGCACCGGCGCGCCGAGCACCGCGATGCGGACCAGTGGCTCGGCGCGGGCAGCGGCGGGATGTTCGTCGGCGTCGCGGACGCGCAGGTGCGGCCGCCGCGCGTGGCGCTCCCGCCGGCGACGCCGACCCATGCGGTGCGGCTCCGTCCGCGCACGCTCGTCTTCGCGATCGACTGGATGGAGCTGAGCGGCCGCCGCACGACCGGGCGCGCGGTGCTGCGCGTGGACACCGCGCGCGTAGCCGGTGTGCCGGCGTGGCGCGCGGTGTGGCGGCACGAGGAGTTCGCGGACGATCCGGACGGCCCGCCGACGAAGGTGGAGACGGACACGGCGTGGGCGGCGCGCGACGACCTGCGCCCGCTCGCGCGCGTGGAGCGGTTGGCGCCGTACAATGCGAACTACCCGAAGCTCGGCATGACGCAGCGGTTCGTCGGCGACAGCCTGCTAGGGCGGATGGACGGCGAGGACAACGACGGGCGCCGGGTGAGCCGCCCGATCGCGCGACGGCTGCCCGACGACGCGCGGCCGGTGCTGACCGATCCGTTCACACCGGTGTTCCTCGGCGCGGTGGAGCTGTCGCGCGGGTGGACGGGACGCGTGACGTCGACCGGGTGGGCGGTGCGCGCCGACGACGTGCTGTATCCGATCGAGCTGCGCGTGGTGGCCGAGGAGCGCGTCACGGTCCCCGCCGGCACGTTCGACTGCTGGCGACTGGTGGTCACGACGGGCAACCGCCTGATCGACTACTGGGTGCGGAAGCGCGACGGCGTCGGCGTGCGGTCGCGGGACGTGACGCCGCGGTCGCAGCGCGGCGTGCGCGGCGTGCGGGAGATGGTGCTCGTGCGCGAGTGATATCTTCCCGGCACCTTCATCACCGGGAACCGAGCATGCCCGAGCCGTCGTTCGAGCTGTGGATCGAGGCCGAGGAGTGGCCCGAGGGAGAGTGGGAGCCGTCGGACGCGGTGACGGACGTCGTCGTCACGTTAGGCGACGGCAGTCGGTGGATCGCGACGTTCTGCGCGTTCGCGCACGTGGAGTCGCTGCGCCGCAACTGCGCCGAGTCGGGGGAGAACCTCGGCGGGCGGTACCTGTGGGCATCGGACCTCGTGCTCGCCGACGACACGTCGCGCGCGACGATCGCCGCCGTCGTCGCCGACATCGTGGCGGCGGGGGATCTGCCGAGCGCGTTCTCCGAGCTCGTGGACGGGAACGGCGCATCCGGCGACATGCCTAACGGCGGGTGACCTCGGCGACGGGCCGCACGGCGCTCGAGCTGCGCGGCGTGACGAAGCGGTTCGGCACGGCGACGGCGCTCGACGGCGCGTCGCTCGTCGTGCGTGCGGGCACGCTGCACGCCGTGCTCGGCGAGAACGGCGCCGGCAAGACGACGCTCATGCGCGTCGCGTTCGGGATGCTGCGTCCGGACGCGGGGGAGATCCTCGTCGAGGGCACGCCGCGCCGCCTCACGTCGCCCGCCGACGCGATCGCGGCCGGCGTCGGCATGGTGCATCAGCACTTCACGATCGTGCCCGCGATGACGGTGGCCGAGAACGTCGCACTCGGCGGGCGCGGGCGATACGACGCGGCCGCCGCGGCGGCCCGCGTGCGCGCGGTGGCGGAACGCACGGGGCTCGCGCTCGATCCCGCGGCGGTCGCCGGATCGTTAGGCGTGGCGGCGCAGCAGCGGCTGGAGATCGTGAAGGCGCTCGCCCGCGACGCGCGCACCCTGATCCTCGACGAGCCGACGGCGGTGCTCACGCCCGCCGAGTCGCGCGAGCTGCTCGGCTGGCTGCGCACGTTCGTGGACGACGGCCACACGGTGGTGCTCGTGACGCACCGTCTGCGCGACGCGCTCGCGTTCGCGGACGACGTGACGGTGCTGCGCCGCGGCCGCACGGCCGGCGCGTTAGGCACCGCCGACGCCACGGAAGCGCGCCTGGCCGAGCTCGTGCTCGGCGAGCCCCCGCCGCCGCCCGCGCCGCGCGGCGCGGCGGCGCCCGGCGCGGTGGTGGCGCGCGCGGTGGGGCTCCGGGTGGTGGACGCGCGCGGCGTGGAGCGGGTTCGCGGCGCGACGCTCGAGGTGCGCGCCGGCGAGATCCTCGGCCTCGCGGCGGTGGAGGGGGCGGGGCAGCACGAGCTACTGCGCGCACTCGCCGGGCGGACCGCTGCCTCGGCGGGGACGCTGGAGCGTCCGGAGCGAGCCGGCTTCATCCCCGAGGACCGGCATCGTGACGCGTTGCTGCTCGACGCGTCGCTCACGGAGAACGTGGCGCTGCACGGCGCCGGCGCGCGACGCGGCCTGGTGCCGTGGCGCGCGCTCGGCCGGCGTACGGCCGATCTGCTGGCCCGGTTCGACGTCCGCGCGCCCGGCCCCCGGGCGTCGGCGCGCTCACTGTCGGGCGGCAATCAGCAGAAGCTCGTCGTGGCGCGCGAGCTCGCCGCGGACGCGACGCCGCCGCCGCTGCTCGTGGCCGAGAACCCCACGCGAGGGCTCGACGTGCGGGCGACGGCGGCGGTGCACGAGCGGCTCCGCGCGGCGCGCGATGCGGGCGCGGCCGTGGTGGTTCACTCGACGGATCTGGACGAGGTGCTCGCGCTGGCCGATCGTGTCGTGGCGATGTACGGTGGCCGCGTGACCGACGTGCCCGCGGATCGTGAGGCGGTAGGCCGCGCGATGCTGGGACTCGACGCCGATCCGCAACTCGACCGAGCGGACCGGGTATAGCCCCGTACGAAACCCGCGACGCGCGGGAAGAGTCGAACGCAGGTGACGAGGCGCACCGTGGAGCAGGCTGGCGACACGATGGGACGGCGCACGACCGGGCGGCGGGTGCGGAAGCTCCCGCGCGCGGTCGCGCGATGGCTGTCGGCGCACCGTCCGCTCATCGGCGCCGGGATGGCGATCCTGCTCGGCGGGCTCGCCGCGACGGCGGGCTACTCCCGCGACCGGCGCGGCGGGGTGGCGGCGAACGACCGGAGCGCGATGGCGCGGGCCACCGCCGCCGCGGACTCGCTCGAGCGGCTGGCCTGGCTCGACGAGCTGTCCCACACCACTACGCCGTCGCTCGATGATGACGGGGTACTGGCGCTCGGCTACCTCGCACGGGCGGCGCTCGGCACGGGCAGCCCATTCCGGCTCGCGGAGTTCGCGCTGCGCGACCCGCGGCTCCCGGCGGCGCTCGGCCGCACGGTGGCGTGGGCGGTGCTCGCGCGCACGGCCCAGGACAGCGGGCTGGTCTACGCGACCGACGCGACGGCGTTCCGGGCAGCGACGGGGATCGGGCCGATTCCGGTGTCGCGCCACCGCGCACTCATCGACAGCGTGGTGTTCGGCGAGGACGACGCGCGGACGGGCGAGGCCGCGGTGCGGATCGGCTACTCGCTGGCCGTGGCGGAGGGCACGCTCTCGGGATCGGCGGCGACCGTGGCGACGCGCGTGGCGGCGCAGGTGCGCGACCGGCGGCTGGCGCGCGAGGACGCGCTCCGCCTGCTCCGCGCTTCCGCGGCCGACCACGAGGACACGCCCGACGCGCTCGCTCTCCTCGTGCGGTGGCGGGCCGATCGGCGGTTCGCGGTCGAGGCGCCGCTGCTGAGCGCCGCGCTGCGTCCGGACGAAGCGGCCGCGGTGCGCGCCGGCGTCGCGCTGCGCGACGAGCTGCGCCGAGAGACCGACGCCGCCGAGCGCGTCGTCCCCGACTCCAGTGGCGTTGGACGCGAGTCGACGACGATCGCGGAGTCGGCACCCACGCTCCTGCCGCCGCGCACCGCGCGCCGGCTCGCGGAGCTGCCGAGCGTACGTGGCGGTCCGCCGGAGGCGCCGGTGGCGGTGGCCGCGGCGGCGTATCGGCGGCAGCTCGAGCGCGACGCGACTCGCCGCGTGGCGGACGGCGACTCGGTGGCGGCGCGGGGGGCCGCGCTGGCGGGGGTGCGGCGGCGGTTCGCGGATCGCGTGCGCTCGGAGGAGACGCTGGTGGCCGAGCTCGGGCTCGCCGCCCAGACGCCGGTGGGCACGCCCCCCGACGTCGCCGGGGTCGCGCTGGCCGCCGCAGTGTCGATGCGCCCGTTCGCCCAGGACACGCTGCTTCCGATCGCCGATCCGCGCGGGACGAACGCGGCGACGGCGACGCCGGAGGCGCTCGTGGCGCGGTTCGGGCTGCGCACGGTGACGTTCGACGCGTCGGTGCCGGCGGCGTGGCGGCCGTATCATCTCGCCCAGCTCGCGGCGGCGCTCGAGGACCTGCGCACAGTTCTGCCGTGGGCGGAGTTCGACGGGCTGGCGGTGCGGGTGGGCGAGAGCGCGAAGCGGGACAGCGCGCTCGCGCTCCACGACCCGTCGTCGCGCACGCTGTACCTGCCGGCGGCGAGCGGCGCGGGAACGATCGCGCACGAGCTCGCGCACGACCTCGACTGGCAGACGGCGCGAACGCGACTCGCGGTGCGTGGCACGTACAGCACCGACCGGCTGGTGCGCACCCAGGGCAATGGCGGCACCCTGGCGGTGGCGGTGCGCGGGCTCACGGCAGCGCGCCCGCGCAACGCGCCGGCGGGGAGCGGCGGAAGCCCGGAGCGCCCGGCGGAGCTGTTCGCCCGCGGCGTGGACTGGTACGTGGCGACGGCGCTCGCCGCGGCGGGCCGCTCGAACGGCGCCCTGTCGGCGGTGCAGGACGAGGCGCTGGCGGGGTACGCCGGCGTGGTGCCGCCGGAGGCGGGCGACGGCGTGGCCGACGCGCTCGTGCGGCTGCTCGGCGACATGACGGTCGTGCCGCCGGTGTCGCGCGACCGGTTCCTCGCGCGCTGGGGAATGACGGGCGCGCCGTCGGCGCTGTCGCTCGTGCGCTCGACCTGGAGCACGATGCCGTGGTGGGGGACGGAGCGCGCGATCCGCTCGTTCGGGCTCACGATGCCGCTGTCGTGCGTGACGGAGCCGGCCGCGAAGGCGACGGCGGGGACGTGGCGGTCGGCGCTGCTGGGCGCGGCGGCGGAGTCGCGCGCCCGCGGGATGCTGCGCTCGCGCGGCCGCCAGTGGGCGGCGCCGGCGCGGTGGTCGTGGGAGGCGCGCTCCACGCTCGGCGGTCCGTGGAACCCCGCGCTCGGCGACAGCGCGGTGGCACGGACGCGCGACGCGCTGCTGCGAGCGATCGTGTGGGACGACGCGGCCCGTCACCCGCTGGTGGACGGCGACGTCGCCGTGCTCGGCGACGAAGCGCTCCGCGCGTGCCGGTGATCCCACGCTCCGACGACTAGCTTACTCGCCCCGTGCCGCCCACCACGCCGCCCACTTCCGCGCCCACGCCGCGCGGCCGGTCCCGCCGCCGGCTGCTGCTGACGCTGGGCGCGATCAGCGTCGGCTGGAAGGTGCTGGTGCTGACGCTCGGCGCGGCGGTGCCGCGGTGGATCATCGACGACGGCGTGGGCGCGCTGCCGAGCGACCTGCGGCCGTACGCGCGCAACGCGAAGGTGAGCGCGTCGCGGCTGTGGAACGGCCCGATCGAGCGGCACGGCGTGGTGCGCACGCTGCGCGTGGTGAGCGTGCGCCGCGTGCCCGACTCGCATCCGACGAGCGCCGCGGCGCGCCGGTGCGGCGGGCTGGAGGCGCGGGTGCGGGCGTACACGTACTTCGGCGTGCCGTACTCGGAGGCGCGGCTGGTGTGCGACAGCGGCGTGGTGGAGTACCGCGTGTTCCGCTCGCGCGGCGCGGGCGCGGGCGCCGGCGCGGCCTCGGTGGCGCCGGCGGTGGATCTGCGCGGGAGCGACTGACGCCGACGCGCGACGCGGTGCTCGACCCCGCGCCTGCCAGGGCGCCCGACGCCATGTCCAACGCGCTCCGGCGCGCGGCGTTCGCTCTCGCGGCCGCGCTCACCGCGGCGGGCGTGCTCGCTCTCCTGCTGGCCGCCGGCGGCTACGACGCGCGCGCCGCGTTCGACGCGCTGTGGCGTGGCTCGTTAGGCACGTCGTACGCGATCGTCTCGGCGACGCTCGTGCGCGCGACGCCGCTCGTGCTGTCGGGACTCGCGGTCGCGGTCGCGTTCGGGGCCGGCGTGTTGAACATCGGCGCCGAGGGGCAGCTGCTGGCCGGCGGGACGGCGGCCGCCGCGGTGGGGGTGCGGTGGGCGGCCTCGTTAGGCGGCCTGGCCGTGCCGACGGAGCTGCTCGCGGGCGCGGCGGCCGGCGCGGCGTGGGCGGGGATCGCCGCCGTGCTGCGCCGACGCTTCGGCGTGCTCGAGGTGATCAGCACGCTCATGCTGAACTTCGTCGCGCTGAACGCGGTGGGGTGGCTCGTGCGCGGTCCGCTGCAGGAGCCGACGCGCATCTACCCGCAGTCGTCGTCGCTCGCGTCGGGGGCACGGCTGCCGCTGCTCGTGCAGGGGTCGCGACTGCACGTCGGGTTCGCGCTCGCGCTCGCGTGCGCGGTGGCGCTGTGGTGGATGCTGCGCACGACGGCGGCGGGGTTCCGGCTGCGCGCGGTGGGGCTCAACCCGTTCGCCGCGGCGACGAGCGGCGGCGTGCGCGTGGGACGCGTGGAGGCGGGCGCGTTCCTCGTCAGCGGCGCGCTGGCGGGGCTCGCCGGCGCGGTGGAGGTGACGGGGGTGACCTACGCGCTGTACGAGAGCCTGTCGCCGGGCTACGGCTACACGGCGATCG
This DNA window, taken from Gemmatirosa kalamazoonensis, encodes the following:
- a CDS encoding ABC transporter permease; amino-acid sequence: MSNALRRAAFALAAALTAAGVLALLLAAGGYDARAAFDALWRGSLGTSYAIVSATLVRATPLVLSGLAVAVAFGAGVLNIGAEGQLLAGGTAAAAVGVRWAASLGGLAVPTELLAGAAAGAAWAGIAAVLRRRFGVLEVISTLMLNFVALNAVGWLVRGPLQEPTRIYPQSSSLASGARLPLLVQGSRLHVGFALALACAVALWWMLRTTAAGFRLRAVGLNPFAAATSGGVRVGRVEAGAFLVSGALAGLAGAVEVTGVTYALYESLSPGYGYTAIAVALLARLHPLGVVGTGILFGALEAGAAAMQRDAGVPSVLASVVEAAMILLALLATSRATGRRD
- a CDS encoding RNA polymerase sigma factor, with the protein product MLPPSPAAPIVLDLTTRARTGDPDALGELYARHARALLALARRLLGSTADAEDVVHDVFLGLPEALRRYEERGSLESWLKRVTARMALNRLRSRRRAREVTLTPPPSVHDATGALDTLDAIDALALQGAIDALPDALRAVLVLKEIEGYSHAEVAALLDITRGASEVRLHRAVAALRQALGAGTP
- a CDS encoding ABC transporter ATP-binding protein, producing MTSATGRTALELRGVTKRFGTATALDGASLVVRAGTLHAVLGENGAGKTTLMRVAFGMLRPDAGEILVEGTPRRLTSPADAIAAGVGMVHQHFTIVPAMTVAENVALGGRGRYDAAAAAARVRAVAERTGLALDPAAVAGSLGVAAQQRLEIVKALARDARTLILDEPTAVLTPAESRELLGWLRTFVDDGHTVVLVTHRLRDALAFADDVTVLRRGRTAGALGTADATEARLAELVLGEPPPPPAPRGAAAPGAVVARAVGLRVVDARGVERVRGATLEVRAGEILGLAAVEGAGQHELLRALAGRTAASAGTLERPERAGFIPEDRHRDALLLDASLTENVALHGAGARRGLVPWRALGRRTADLLARFDVRAPGPRASARSLSGGNQQKLVVARELAADATPPPLLVAENPTRGLDVRATAAVHERLRAARDAGAAVVVHSTDLDEVLALADRVVAMYGGRVTDVPADREAVGRAMLGLDADPQLDRADRV